From the Helianthus annuus cultivar XRQ/B chromosome 17, HanXRQr2.0-SUNRISE, whole genome shotgun sequence genome, the window ACACCGTGGACTAAAAGACATCAATTAAATTGAGTGGCAGCATTACATACGTTGTACTTTTTTCCTTAATTAAGTTACGTCCTGCTTGATTTTCTTGGTAAGAATTTTAATGAGTCAACATATCAAACCAAGTAGAATTAGTTAATTTTCTAGGTCTTAGAATACTTCTTTAATATCATCCTTAATTAGTTAATTGTTTTTCAAGTTTAATGGAAACTATGTTTCATATTTATTATCATGGTTGTAGAACTCGCTAGACGCTAGTCGGTCAGTGGGGTggggactagcgattaatcgggattaattggATTGGACATTTTATGTAttattttaagttttatttatatatacacatatttttGTACGTAATATGGCAGGTTTTGGCCGGAATTTGtgatttttttcgtttttttcgATTTTTGGCCAGCCGACTAgagccgactagcgattaatggacTGGTTAACGAAAAATTAACCAGTAGAGGGCCGACCAGCGATTAAcagcgatttttacaacactatTTATTATATCTCTCTGTATTGAGATGAATAATATGATATGCTATATTCTTATTATAGATTCTTTTTGGAGTTTAGAAACTTAAATAGTTAAAGAGAATCATGAGAAAAGTAGTTGAATATCTAATATATCAAATCAGTTTTTGGTATGGGTTCAAGATCGAGTTTGGGGTAATAAGAACCCCAATAGGTAAAGTTTTAACAATATAAGACCATAAGCATGTACACCTAATACTTAGTCAAAAACTCACAAACCTATATAATAATGAGTAACGGGTACCGATGGGTATGAAACACAACTTTTGAATCACGAGTTCATGCTAGGTAAATAGCTGGAATTATCAAAACCCGCCTTATACCCAACTCGTCAAACAGAGGAGCAAGGGTAACTTTAATCTAGCTGGAATTATCAAAACCCGCCTTATACCCAACTCGTCAAACAAAGGAGCGAGGGTAACTTTAATCATCTTAtttaatttgaaaaagaaaacttgttTTCTCTACAAATTAGAACCCATGATTAATAAGGGTGTTATGATCTAATTCTTATCGTTGAAGCTAGTTTAATatttttacaaagaaaaaaagcatataaaaattgatttaaactaaCATGTCATTTTTTTAACATAATAGTGTAGTTATTTAAAATAAAGGTAATAATAAGGCGAGGGTACTCTTATAAGGAAGTTAGAGCATCTTCAATGGAAAATTCCAAGAGCATATGTGGCACATATAGATTCTTAGATGGATGGATGCGTTGGAGGACCGAGAACCCACCCGAATTCAAGCGTCTGTCACTGCGTTCGGAATTCCAAACTCAACTGGATGGATGGATGGTGggcccaaacacacacacatacacgtaTGCATAATATCTTTAAAGGTGTCTGAAAGTAGacataagtgttagaaattaaataCATCAGACTATTAGAGACCTTCTTATTACAATTAAAAGTCAGTTTGGCGTTCCAATTATAAACTAGACTATACGTCTTTCATTAAGTAAAAATACATCAGACTATCAGAGTCCTTCCTATTACAATTAAAAGTCAGTTTAACGTTCCAATTATAAACCAGACTACCGTCTTTCATTAACTAAATTTTTAAATTAGACCAGCAGCACAAATAATGGGTAACTAATTGATCAAACAGTAAACACCCCTAAACATTTTAGTTATTTTTAGTATATTCAATATAATTAACACTTGTCTAAAAACCGGAATTGTTTTCATGGTTGTATCATGTATGACATTTATTAGACTTTGTACTACACACTTAGCCAGTGATTATTCAAGTATTAATTATGGATTTTCATGTGAAGCATAATTTGGGCACTAAGTTTCCAAGAGTTAATCATCATTTCACTTGGTGGATACGGGAATTCAGCAACGCTTTACGGGAAATGTAAATAAATACACATCAGATTTGACCTTTTTTCATTGTTTTTTAATCTTAGTATATATAGTATGTAAACCGATaataaaatatatcatatttttcaatttttttttcgtAAGGGTAAACATTATTGTTTTCATCTTACTCGGTACGGTTCATGAGATGATTGTGTCACATGTTTAATTTGATCAACAGTATATTTTATATGCTTTTCATCATAAGATATGTTTAGGATATTTTATAAGTAAGAAATCTCGATATCAGGATAGATCTCAACTAGATTTTCTATATTGTTGGACTGATAAGTTTGTGGAACATATGAAGTTGTCTCATTTTGCTTGATGATTTAATTGTTATCAAATCATTTAGCTAATTGGGTTTACTTAAAActaaaatcatcatcatcatactcaataaatctcacaaatagcaaagctaaggtagagtCTGAGCAGGATAgaatgtagacaaccttacctctaccccgtaagaatagagagactgcttccaatgagacccacgactcgatagtagttttgcatcaagccttagacataagccacataacactcaacaattgagACAGATgccaattagtgcatgtacccccttgtctttcggctatcaacgctaccacatgatgcatgattaaccactcccctcttttaacgttattttcatgaaattagtaaaataacgttaaaattaatacactttcacttttgcccccgaacggccacacatatatacatttaCTTAAACCTAAAAGAGaagtaaaaataaacattaaTACAAGTTAGAAGTCATTGACACCAATAAGGGTTCAAGGGACCCACTCCCTAGATTGCCGGAAGGGTTCCAAGAGGGCGTTAGCCTTTTAGTGGGTTCCAAGGGGGTAGCGTCCCTCGGTGGAAATCCAGGGTTGCCTCTGGGCGGGGCCCAAAGGGCTAAGCTCCTGGCAGAGGTCTTGCTCGATCAAAAGTATTCTTATCTCGACAGGTCACATCCACGACAAGTGAAAATTCGATTACCTGGTCCATAAGCTTTTGTTCAGGTACGGTTTCTTAACCAATACGATAATTTGTAGAAATCGGTCTATGAAAAATATCAACTAAATTGTGGTAGTTGTTAGGATCATCAGTGACTTGGGTTGTTAGTAGCAACTGCTCCAAAGAGTAATTGAGTGATGAATGCCAACTATGCATCAATAGCTATGTGGGCGATAATTTCTAACCGGTTACTATTGTCACTTTTACACGAATCATTGTGACGTTTCAACTAAGCGTTATAATGGTTCCTCGACCATAAAACGCAAGTGTTTGATCTATTTCAGACACATGTTTTTCAAAGCATGAAAAAATACTCATTACTGTTTTCTCTTTAAATTATCTGGttatgaaacagtggttaaccaagagGTTAGTCCACGGGTCgagtctcgtcaagtagggttaatcccccTTTCCTCGATTGATGGGCGGGTTATCTTGTTATCAACCATATAATATGAGAAGACAGATAAACAGATAACAGGGCTGGTTAAACTAAATTAAACGTTTCTGTGGGAGAAAACAAGATTACATTACGGAAGGGTAGTTGTGTGAGATTGCCTTGTTTCCCTCGACTGCTTATGTCTTCGCTTAAAAAGCTCGTGAATTGAATTAAACAGGCTTAACTTATGATGCTTCGGCTCCTGCACAATGAAAaaacaccgtgactcgtaacaaggagaaTGGGGTGGGGGTTGCTCTTTGTTACCACCCTTCGGCTtgagaataagtatttgcttGGGAgcaagataattatttaagtAGTAACTGTAAGAGAACAGATTAGCGTTTCCTCAAACCTAGTTCGGGATGAGTATTTATAGTCGAAGAGTAAAGGAGAAGGGTCGAAAGGCCGCTAGATGGGCCTAAGGCCCGACTGACAATCCTGTAGCTTTTTGTAGACGTGACTGTTGGGCGCACGCGGAAGTGTTGCCAGGTGTCCTGCTGCATTGGTTGCACGAAGGGACACCCGCCACGTGACGCGCTGGGGTTGTCAGTCTGTCCATCAGCTTTATGCATGTGCAGCTGACCGCTGCTGTCAGTGCCCGGGCATACCACTTGCTGGTTTGGTCACGGAAGTCAAAGTGACAGTTCCACTTATGTAACAATAGGATGCGGTTTTGCACCGCATCGCTATGTGCAGTAATCTGAGCACAACCCAAACATTTCTATTGCCGCTCTGTGCGCATCCGCGCAGGACCGCAACCTGGAAATGTGTTTGACAGAAAGTGAATGTAGTAAGCTACTATCATTCTTGGTAGTAATTACCGCATCCCTTGTATGTTGACGAAAACAATCATTTTCATATACAAGGTGAGTCTTCTCATCTTTCCCTGAGAGGGAAAGCAAACCGGGTTCGCGCGTGCCTGCAAGAACGGAGATGAATCCTATCGGTAGGGACGATAAGTTGAGTAATGGTCACTCGCGCCCAAGCCTGGTAcgagatttgggaccatacccctttaTCTGGTTAAAGATTTTGAGAGTATAATCGAAATATTGTTTTCTCTTTATTTGTTTGTTAACCGTTGTTGCTTATGACCATAACAACAAAGAAAGCGTCTAAAGCTTTGGTTTTAGAGGTCATCAAACATAACTTAAGTGTTAAATAAATTTTCTAGAATACATAAGTTTGATATTAAGATAAGATGGTTTATATTTCAATAGAATTGTGTCCTACACCATCCGGATTGTGATAAGATGCCATTTGAAAAAGACAATGTTCCAATCCatttaaacttttgaaaaattgaaTAAAACAAAagtacaaaacaaaacaaacttcTTTTTATCGTGTTTAACGTATACGTTTCATTTTCGTCATCTCTTTGTAGTGACCTCCACAACTCGGCATATTTTGAAAATGTTCAGCGCATACGATACAAAAATCGGCACACAAGAAGCTACGTGGAGCACAACATTCTACCCAAAACATATTCGTGAATTCATACCGCGACAATGACTACATTTGTAAACAAAATCACAAAGAAAACACAACCTGTATTATTTCATTCATCATAATATTCCAAGGAATCAAGTATCTAAAACGAATCGAGCTTTTGTTGTTGCCGGCTGATACATAACTAGAAATACTATTCTTTTTGGTATCTATTTTGTTATTTGAATTTGATTAATGGGTAATTAGCGATTTCTAtccattaataataataataataataataataataaattaaaaacataaCATAAGAAAGTAAAGCATGTCAATAAAATTGAATGCACATCTAGAAATACAAATTGCATAGTCAGACTAGTGGGTATGGTTTGGCTCATCCCCACGGGATGAGcctccacgtaggcgccacgtaggcGGCTCGTGGGGGATGAGCCAAATGAAGGATGGAgggggatggaggatggggccccacctcattattttataatttcttttgttttaattttataacccaaggtaataaaatctttttaaaatttaaaaaacacaatataaaacaacataaaataatttcatttcataacataaaaaaaaatacatttcctaaaaaaaaaataccgaaactaaaaaataaaaaaagcctACGAAGtctaaaatttaaaacaaacacaCTACTCGTCTTCGTCTTCGCCTTCGGCTCCGTCATCGTCCACCATGTTAACGTTGTTCCAAATATGTTCTACCAGATCTTGTTGAAGGTTTGCATGCGTGAAGTCGTTTGTTAGCGAgaacgagtttaaatcctgttGTGGGGGATCAACCGGGACAGTGTTCCCCCAAGGTGCATTCTCATCAAACTCACAAATCGCCCGACCCTCGTCTTCAATAATCATGTTATGTAGCAAAATGCAAGCGTATATTGGCCGCGCCACGCAGTCGGGCAACTATGCCACTCCCAATGCATACAATCAATGCTACCAAGCATTCCCGGAAACTCGTGCCTTGCTTCATGAGCTTGGTACAACTGTTGAACATCATACGCGTTTGGTTTCCGCAAATATTTTTTGCTATACAGTTTCACCACATTATGGCAAAACCGATACAAACATTCCCGCGTAGTTCTTGCCGACATCTGTAAATACTCGTCCAAAGCGTCGGCCACTGTCCCGTACGCCAGTTGTCGAATGGCCGCAGTACACTTTTGTAACGTTGTAAACCCTTGATAATTTCGAGCATCAGGACGTTGCGTGAAAAACGGGTCTAGCCCCGCCAAATCATTGGCAATCCTTGTGAATAAGCGGCGACTCATTCGGAACCTGCGTCTAAAAATGTCTGCGTTGTAAAGTGGCTCATCCGAAAAATAATCGTTCACCAATTTGTCGTGCGCTCCTGTCGTATAAAATATATAAGTACAAGTAcgagttaaaaaaaaataaggaCAATGAAATTTTGTAAAGAAAACCTTGGCGGTCTCTGTTAATGCGTATTCGTGTGGTAATAACATTTTCACCAATTTCTTccatttcctcttcctcttcctcttcgatTAAAATTTGTCCCGCCCGTAGTACAGCGTTTGCGAAAAACATCTCCTCTTCGTCATCCGAAGACGAGGGCCACCAAGGATTAGAAGCCATTGTGAgtaaaaagatatttttttttataaaagtgggAGAAATTGGTATAAAAGTGAGAGGGTTTTGGGTTGAAAGTGGGGAAATAATAGTGAAAGTGGGTGATTTTATAGaataaaatgaatttttttttttttaaatacttcTAGCCGTTCAACGGCTATAATTTTGAATGGAGGAGCGGCGCACCCGGCTATGGGTGGCCGTTTGAGACGGGAGCCGAtccagggggcggtgtgggggtccggcgccgggccaagccgggccaagccggcccccataccttctagtctcaAAAGAAAAGTCCAAATCAAGAAATGGCACAAAGTAGATGGCTCCGGAAAGTTGGAAATTCAATTTTGACCATTGAGGGACCAACAATATTTGAAAAATGTGCTCATGTTCTATTTAAAATTCCAAGTTATCATCTTGTCTAATTATGCAAGCTACCAATTGGAACCATATTTTTATATCATATATGGATCGTAGAATTGTATTTGTATAACACACAGTACACGCTATATTAAAATACAAGATATGAAAAACAAGACAACATGTCTAATCTTGATATTAGATGCACATCTTTTCATATTCGTTCAACATCATATAAACTAGAAAAAATCCGTAGAGACTTTGTGTGGGGATTTTCTGATTCCACTAAAAAGCTTAGATGGGTCAAATGGGAAGGGATGTTAAAAGCCAGAAAAAGAGGAGGAATTGGGATTGGCAGTATTACGGATTTCAATCATGCGATGTTAGCTAAATGGTGGTGGAGATTCAAGTCGGACCCGAATCAACTCTGGGCCAAGGTCATAGCTTCTGTGCATAATAATAACTCGAATAATCTTTTGATTCCTGTTAAAAAATTCTGTTCATGGAGTTTGGAAAGATATTGGGAAAATGGGTGATACTTTTCAATCGAAAGGAATCAATTTGGATCAATTTTTGATTGTCGTTAATGGCGTCTGGAGATGGAGGACGTCTTCGGAGGAGTTCTTTTCGGTCAAACAGGTCAGGAGAGATCTTGAAGACGCTAAATGGGCCGATGTTCCAGACGATCCGGAACTTGTATGGAATAGTTGGGCCACGCCGAAAGGCAATCTCCTTTTGTGGAGAGCTCTTATTGGCAGAGTTGCTTCAAGAGAGGGGTTGGTTCGTAGAGGGGTTCCGGTGGCCGATGTTGGGTGCCCTCGTTGTGGGCTCGAACCCGAAAGCCCAAACCATATTTTCTGTACCTGTTTGTGGGCTAAATGTATTTGGTGGAACGTGTTAGCATGGACCCGCATTCGTTTTCCGGCTGAGTGCTCCACTCTGGTGGACTTAGTCAGGGTTATTAAAGATAGTCCGGGTAGCTCTATTTGGAAACGTTTAGTGTTCACCATCGTCATTGCCACGGTCTGGAGGATTTGGAGTGCTAGGAACGCGAAGGCCTTCGAAGGTACCTTTATCCCGGTTATGAAGTCGGTGGAGTTAATTAAGGAAGACTCTTTTCTTTGGGTCTGTAATAGAGCCAAGATTAAGAAGCCGTCTTGGGATAAATGGGTAGCGTTTGATGTTTTAGACATTTTGTAATCCGTTgtcttttcttgtttttttttttttgttgttttccaGCTacttgctggctctttatatttatatataaagtggtttgccgttaaaaaaaaatatttgtgtggtttagatatattttaatataatattaaatCATGTCCTAGTTGTCTAGCTTTGTATAGATCCTAGTTCCTTTTAAATTCAATGTACACATTTGATGTTTAGCATACATGGAATATGTGAAAGTTAGGTAAATAAGTGTTTTATTGGAATCTATAAAAAGGACCATGAGTTGAGTTAGTATCGGGTTTAGTTGACTTATGGTGTTGCAATACCCATTCACTTTTTCTATTTGTATTTTTGATTTATTGTTAAGAGAAAGTTTCACATAATGTTGTCTCCCCTCtttgttttttcattttcatGCAACTTTTTATTGTTTTAGAGTATATTACATTTTTATACAGCTTGTTATAGCATAATTTTGTGCAATTCATTGATACAAATGACTCATCAAAATTCGGTTCAATCAACTAATCTAGATTCTTGGATTGGGTTTGATTTTTCTGGTTGGTGGAGGATAATACAAGTATATATTATACATAAAATGACGTATTTACAATTTGCTACCCCAAGGATTAAGAGAAAGTAAAAGTGTTACTTATATTATTACACAAAAACACATCACAATGAAGATTCTTTCAACATGTTGGTTCGTAGTTGGATAACTATCTTAAAAAACGGGGCCATGTGCGATCACTGCTTTAAGAAACAATGGAATGTATGATTTCAAGATCAAGCTAGTGGTTCCAATATTACTAAAATTGTAAAATACTAGTAGATACATGAGCAAAGTTCTTGAAGTTTACATGCTAGTGTGCTTTACATAAGTGATAAGTGCGTGAAGAAGCTTAACAACGCCCTCAATACTGTCTCTTTGGGCGTTATAGGTGCATGAAGAGGACGGAAAGTTTTCAGTATAATGTCAAATGTCATAGTGAAGAGAGGAAAAATTGAAAAGTAATGATTGAAATGACATTAACGGCGTTAACCTTTACATATTTTTTGAAGAGGCGATATGATACTAATGTGACGAAAAATGCCCATAAGAGCATTAACCATTAGGGAGGAAAGGACACTCAAGGGTAAGTACCCTAGCCCCGACCAACCATCCCTAGCCACATTGAAAAGTGCCTAAAGTACCCGTTAACTAGTAAATGATGGTGGCGCCTACCCATATCGcaaacttttattttattttattttttatttatttaaataaagtCTCAAAATTAAATTTCGTTAAAACTTAAAACTTAACAttagataaaaataaaacctaaaacttaaaaacttacattaaaataaaacataatatttaaaacactatataacataaAACCTAAAGACATAAAGCTTAAACAACGGGCGAAATAATTTGCCACACCGATATGTACTCAAAGTCCTCGTCATAGGTGTGTTTGTGGTTCACAAGGGGCCACTTGAATAACTTCCTCCTCCGAAAGCTCGTCGTGGGGATTTTGCACATTCAAGAACCTACCATGGAATCTTGAACACTTGTAACGGACAAACACGAAACATTCATCTACTTGGCCTACGGTTCGGGTGGTCTCACCACGTGGATACAAAATTGGTGGAACACCCGGTTCCAAAATTTAGCCCTTCCACTAGGGTTTGAGTGACGGTGATGGATTGCGACAAGACAATGCCAATGCGTTGTCTTCCTCTCCGGTCCACGGGATCGTTGCCATATTTGAGGATGAGAGTTTTGTGGATGAGATagataaaatgagttttagtaTATAAAAATATAGAAATGGGTATATGAAAAATATAGAATTTAGAGTGTTTTTGTGGATTTGTTAGAATAAATAATGGAATAAAATGGTTAAAAAGTGAAAGTTAAAaaattatttgaatttttttaaaatttgtgaACGGTCAAGAGTCCAAACCGTCAAAAAATCATCGAACTTTGCACTTCTCAAGCGGGTACCTGTGCTAGTCAACGCAACCCGCTAAGCCTATCCGCAGGGGTGGCGGTGGTGTGCTGGCTTGGATACAAAGCCTCTGGCTGGTATCCGAGGAGTGCCCCGTCCCCCTTACGGATAGTCTAAGTTATGTACTCTTTTGATAAATGATTGTAGCTGATGGGTGtcttttgataaaaagaaaaaaaaggttaTCAACAGAAAGGTATAAATGAGGATAACCAAATATTGTGGATCGTCGTGTTGTTATCCGCCAACATTTACCCGCCAAAAACAAAGCGGGGTGGGCCCCACCATTGCCTTATTGACTTGTTGTGTTCTGTTCAACGACTGTGCATCCGTCCCCGGACATCGAACCGACCACCGCTCTTTTCCCTTTATTGCCATAAATACCCTTTATGgttataagaccatgtgtagtggtaacttgttataatgcccccaccatggggcattatccgacacgtggcaacccagtcagcatggggcgttatagcataaagtggtgtaatggggataatgcccaaataatgccccttccaattattaaaaaaaaaaaaaagcaacatTAATCCTATTGGCTAG encodes:
- the LOC110923748 gene encoding uncharacterized protein LOC110923748, which encodes MGDTFQSKGINLDQFLIVVNGVWRWRTSSEEFFSVKQVRRDLEDAKWADVPDDPELVWNSWATPKGNLLLWRALIGRVASREGLVRRGVPVADVGCPRCGLEPESPNHIFCTCLWAKCIWWNVLAWTRIRFPAECSTLVDLVRVIKDSPGSSIWKRLVFTIVIATVWRIWSARNAKAFEGTFIPVMKSVELIKEDSFLWVCNRAKIKKPSWDKWVAFDVLDIL